One region of Rhodocaloribacter litoris genomic DNA includes:
- a CDS encoding acyl-CoA carboxylase subunit beta — MTAVPVSASLGAPAPTDQPAFQERAARYRALLDELRQAAGRIRLGGGPKRIEREHRRGKMTARERIAALVDDPDDFMELGLFAGDGLYEEEGGCPAGGTVMGLGHVCGRLCMIVANDATVKAGAWFPITAKKNLRAQEIALENHLPIIYLVDSAGVFLPMQDEIFPDKEHFGRIFRNNAVLSSRGIPQIAAIMGSCVAGGAYLPIMSDEALIVEGTGSVFLAGPFLVKAAIGEDVDIQTLGGAQTHSQISGVTDYQMPDDATCLATIRDLVDKLGPRPRFGFNRTTPAEPAYDPHEIYGLMPPEPHLPYDMYDILARLVDAGSWTEYKAGYGKSLITGYARIDGWSVGIVANQRKMTRARMGKKAHTDELQAGGVIYSDAADKAARFIMNCNQKYIPLVFLQDVTGFMVGTRAEHGGIIKDGAKMVNAVANSVVPKFTIVVGNSFGAGNYAMCGRAYDPRLMLAWPTARISVMGGQQAARTLLQIQIAKLKRQGKEPSEEEQQALLRAIEARYEEHMQPRYAAARLWVDEIIDPVDTRRWISRGIEMADHNPERLRFNVGVIQT; from the coding sequence ATGACCGCCGTGCCCGTCTCTGCTTCCCTCGGCGCCCCGGCGCCCACGGACCAGCCCGCCTTTCAGGAACGTGCCGCCCGCTACCGGGCCCTGCTCGACGAGCTCCGGCAGGCCGCCGGGCGCATCCGCCTGGGTGGCGGCCCGAAACGCATCGAGCGGGAGCACCGGCGGGGCAAGATGACCGCCCGCGAGCGGATTGCCGCCCTCGTCGACGACCCCGACGACTTCATGGAGCTGGGCCTCTTCGCCGGCGACGGCCTGTATGAGGAGGAAGGCGGATGCCCGGCCGGCGGCACCGTCATGGGCCTGGGACACGTCTGCGGGCGGCTGTGCATGATCGTGGCCAACGACGCCACCGTCAAAGCCGGCGCCTGGTTTCCGATCACGGCCAAAAAGAACCTGCGGGCCCAGGAGATCGCCCTCGAGAACCACCTGCCCATCATCTACCTGGTCGACTCGGCCGGCGTCTTCCTGCCCATGCAGGACGAGATCTTTCCCGACAAGGAGCATTTCGGGCGCATCTTCCGCAACAACGCCGTGCTCTCGAGCCGGGGGATCCCGCAGATCGCCGCCATCATGGGGAGCTGTGTGGCCGGCGGGGCCTACCTGCCCATCATGAGCGACGAGGCCCTCATCGTCGAGGGAACCGGCTCGGTCTTCCTCGCCGGCCCCTTCCTGGTAAAGGCGGCCATCGGCGAAGACGTGGACATTCAGACCCTCGGCGGCGCCCAGACGCACTCCCAGATCTCCGGCGTAACCGACTACCAGATGCCGGACGACGCGACCTGCCTGGCGACGATCCGCGACCTGGTGGACAAGCTCGGACCCCGCCCGCGCTTCGGCTTCAACCGCACCACCCCGGCCGAACCCGCCTACGACCCGCACGAGATCTACGGCCTCATGCCCCCCGAGCCCCATCTGCCCTACGACATGTACGACATCCTGGCCCGCCTCGTCGACGCCGGAAGCTGGACCGAGTACAAGGCGGGCTACGGCAAGTCCCTCATCACCGGCTATGCCCGCATCGACGGGTGGAGCGTGGGCATCGTGGCCAACCAGCGTAAGATGACCCGCGCCCGCATGGGCAAAAAGGCCCACACGGACGAGCTGCAGGCCGGCGGCGTCATCTATTCGGATGCCGCGGACAAAGCCGCCCGCTTCATCATGAACTGCAACCAGAAGTACATCCCGCTGGTGTTCCTGCAGGACGTAACCGGCTTCATGGTGGGCACCCGGGCCGAGCACGGCGGCATCATCAAGGACGGCGCCAAAATGGTCAACGCCGTGGCCAACTCGGTTGTGCCCAAGTTCACCATCGTGGTGGGCAACTCGTTCGGGGCGGGCAACTACGCCATGTGCGGCCGGGCCTACGACCCGCGCCTGATGCTGGCCTGGCCGACCGCCCGCATCTCCGTCATGGGCGGGCAACAGGCCGCCCGGACCCTGCTCCAGATCCAGATCGCCAAGCTCAAACGCCAGGGCAAGGAACCCTCCGAAGAAGAGCAGCAGGCCCTGCTGCGCGCCATCGAAGCCCGCTACGAGGAACACATGCAGCCGCGCTACGCCGCCGCCCGGCTCTGGGTGGACGAGATCATCGACCCGGTCGACACACGCCGCTGGATCAGCCGGGGCATCGAGATGGCCGACCACAACCCCGAACGGCTACGCTTCAACGTGGGCGTCATCCAGACCTGA
- a CDS encoding general stress protein CsbD — MATESMNESWRRVKSQIQSIWSEHEFGDKEMKKARGNLNKMVNLIHEKTGEPRSEIIQKISAFL, encoded by the coding sequence ATGGCGACCGAGTCCATGAACGAAAGCTGGCGGCGTGTCAAGTCCCAGATCCAGTCGATCTGGAGCGAGCACGAGTTCGGCGACAAGGAGATGAAGAAGGCGCGCGGGAACCTGAATAAAATGGTGAACCTCATCCACGAAAAGACGGGCGAACCCCGTTCGGAAATCATCCAGAAGATCTCCGCATTCCTGTAA